Proteins from one Gossypium raimondii isolate GPD5lz chromosome 8, ASM2569854v1, whole genome shotgun sequence genomic window:
- the LOC105790425 gene encoding uncharacterized protein LOC105790425, translating to MGPESSSATSSTSTLTSTHSPTGKRSRDPEDEVYLDNLRSHKRFLSEIMASSLNGLTVGDSLPENLMESPARSEGMFYTRDEMSWQYSPMSEDSDDSRFGEAPMNTCLSHSDSMPTSPVSPYRYQRPLNGFCSTSSTSSYPLHGNVSTVSSSQPRQRGSDTEGRFPSSPSDICHSADLRRAALLRSVQMRTQPSGPSPFELPFGSGQENVPNIEVEERPCSFIKSLVDDQEYQIEECSLLGTSDPEFSQEKSCRVLSMTLKGDDSED from the exons ATGGGTCCCGAATCCAGCTCAGCAACATCATCAACATCAACATTAACATCCACGCATTCCCCAACTGGGAAACGAAGCAGAGATCCTGAAGATGAGGTTTACCTTGACAATCTCCGCTCTCACAAGCGTTTTCTCAGCgag ATAATGGCGTCTAGTCTAAATGGGTTAACTGTTGGCGACTCACTTCCTGAAAATCTAATGGAATCTCCGGCTAGGTCTGAAGGCATGTTCTATACCAG GGATGAAATGTCATGGCAATATTCACCAATGTCAGAAGATTCGGATGATTCAAGATTTGGTGAGGCACCTATGAACACATGCTTATCCCATTCTGATAGCATGCCTACAAGTCCTGTTTCCCCATATAGGTATCAAAGACCACTAAATGGTTTCTGCTCAACTTCTTCAACTAGTTCATACCCTTTGCATGGGAATGTTAGTACTGTTTCTAGTTCACAGCCTCGGCAAAGAGGCTCAGATACAGAGGGTCGGTTCCCATCTTCACCAAGTGATATTTGCCACTCGGCTGACTTAAGGAGGGCAGCACTCTTGCGGTCTGTACAGATGAGAACACAGCCTTCCGGTCCATCACCATTTGAATTGCCTTTTGGATCAGGCCAAGAGAATGTGCCTAATATTGAAGTTGAGGAACGACCATGCTCATTTATTAAGTCCTTAGTTGATGATCAAGAATATCAGATTGAGGAGTGTTCTTTGTTGGGTACCTCAGATCCTGAGTTCAGTCAAGAGAAATCTTGCAGAGTGCTAAGCATGACTTTGAAAGGGGATGATTCTGAGGATTAG